The Streptomyces sp. NBC_00162 sequence CAGCAACTCGCCGGTCCCCCCGGGCACCGTCGGCAGCCAGGACATCACCAGTGCCGTCAACGCCACCGTCGGCATGTCCGTCAAGCGGCGCGGCTCCACCACCGGCATCCACAGCGGCTCGGTGACCGGCCTCAACGCCACCGTCAACTACGGCGGCGGCGACATCGTCTACGGCATGATCAAGACCAATGTCTGCGCCGAACCCGGCGACAGCGGCGGCCCGCTCTACTCGGGCACCCGCGCCGTCGGCCTCACCTCGGGCGGCAGCGGCAACTGCTCCTCGGGCGGAACCACCTACTTCCAGCCCGTGGTCGAGGCCCTCAACGCCTACGGGGTCAGCGTGTACTGACCTTGCGGGCGGGTAGGAGACCCGCCCGGCCTGCGGCACAATCGTGAGCCCCCGCCCAACTCCTGGGCAGGGGCTCACTCTTGTGGAAATGAGACGGTGGCATGAGCAGTGCACCTTCCGGGCGGGGAGGCCCGTTCTCCGACACCCAGCGGCGCATCCGGCGCAACCGCTGGCTGTTCACGGCACCCCTGGTGCTGCTGTGCGTACTGGCCGTCGTCCTCATATGGGAGATCGTGCGCGGGAACATACCCGAAGCCGCCCGGACCCACTGGCCCTGGCGGCTCCAGCTGATGAGCGCAGAACCGCTGGCGAGCCTGCTGGCCGTCGCCGCCGGCGCTGTCCTGGCACGGGCCCAGTACTCGCGAGCGATCCGCCCGGTGCTCGGGTGGCGGTCCGAATTCGAGCCTGGGCTCCTCCCGGGTTCCGGGAAGGCCTGGAAGGTGGGCATCCTCAACGGCGGCCAGAACAACGCGGTCCTGGAGCAGGTGGACTACCACCTGGTGATGGCAGGGGATCCGGTCGACGGACCGGACTCGGGAGTGGAGTGGATGGGCCTGACCGCCCTCGGTGAGCAGTTGGCCGACGCGGGGCTGCGGGCCGCCGTCGACTTCCGGATCCTGTACTTCGGCGGTGGATACCCGATGGTGGCGACCGGTTCGCACGAGACCATCCCGGTGGGAGTGTTCTCGAAGCGGTTCATCGACGAAGTGCACGCGTTCTACATGCGCATCCGGGTCACGGACGGCGTAGGGGACACGCACGAGCGCATCATCGACTGCCTCAAGGGCGCTCGGGAATCGGTGGTGGCGCCCGTGGAAGAGGAACCGCCGGTCACAGAAGCCAGTCCAGGGCTTCCGGCAGCGCGCACTGAGCCGCGAAGTGGCCCGCCCCCGGCTTGAGTACGGCGGTGCGGTTCGGGACGTGCCGGCTGAGCCAGCGGAAATGCCCCAGGGGTGAGAAGGCGTCCTGGCCGCCGCGCCAGAGCAGGACCCGTCCGGGGATCGAGGCGGGATCGAACCCCCAGGGCCGGCAGAAGGCCAGGCTGTCGTCCAGCCAGCCGTAGGCCGAGACGCGCAGCGACTCCCGGTAGTTTTCCAAGATCGACTGGCGCACCCGGCCGTCCGCGACGACCCGCAAGTCGTCGTCGGCGAGTTCCTTCCGCAGCTCTTCGAGCAGCCGGCCGGGATCTCGGCTGATCGCCGCCGCCCGGGGAGTGAGCCGGCGCTCCAGCGCCGCCGGATCGGCGACCGCGAGGCGGAAGTGCTCCACGTTGTGGGGGGTCATGCCGCCGAACCAGTCGAGCCCCGTCCCGTCGCTCGGCGCGAGGCTGGCCAGGGCAGCCGTCCCCGTCACCCGCTTCGGGAGCAGCGCCGCGCAGGCCAGGGCGTGCGGACCGCCCCCGGAGCGGCCGACGACGGCGAAGGTGTCCACGCCCAATGCGTCCGCGACGGCCGCGGAGTCGTGGGCGGCGTCGGCCACCGTCCGCCCCGGGGCCCGCTCGGAGTCCCCGTAGCCGGGCCGGTCGTAGGCGAAGAAGCGGACGTCCGGACGGATCTCCGTGATGTCGCGCAACGCGCTCCCGAGCCGGCATCCCGGCATTCCGTGGTGCAGGAGCACGGGCACCCCGTCCGGCGCCCCCCAGACCTCGGCCACGATCAGACGGCCGTCTTCTGCCTTCACCTCGACGCGCACGACACCTCCGCGGTCTTTCGGCTTCCTGCCGATGTCCCTAGTCTCATGACGACAGCTCTTTTGATGGAAACACAGCCACGACCCGGAGGGGGACCCGTGACGACCACTCAGAAGCAGCAGCCCGCAGTTCTGCCAGTACGGGAGGAGGGCGGCGGCCGGCCGTCACTGGCCTCGCTCACCGCCCGTGGCGCGGAAGCCGATCTGCGGATCGCCCGGGTGCTGCCCGCGGCGGCCGCTCCCGGCGGCCCGCGGACGGTCACCTTCAACTCCTCGCTCTGAGCACGGGCGCACCCGTCGCGATGGAGCCCGCCGGGGCCGGTGCCTTACCGCTCATCCCGTTCCGCGAGTTCGTGGTCAAGGTGCACAGCAGATGCGATCTCGCATGCGACCACTGCTACATCTACGAACACGCGGACCAGAGTTGGCGGCGGCGGCCCGCGGTGGTCTCCGACGCGGTGGCGGAGCGCATCGCGCAGCGGCTGGCCGAGCACGCGGCCACCCACGGCCTGCCCTCGGTGACCGTCATCCTGCTCGGCGGCGAGCCGCTGCTGGCAGGCCCGGTCCGTCTCCGGACGCTCTGCGAGGCGCTCACCCGAGCCCTCGACGGGGTGAGCGCACTCGATCTGCGCATCCACACCAACGGGCTGCGGCTGAACACCGCCTTTCTCGACCTGTTCCGCGAGTACGGGGTCAAGGTCGGAGTGTCCCTCGACGGCGACCGCGCGGCCAACGACCGGCACCGCCGCTTCGCGAACGGCCGTACCAGCCACCCCGGGGTCCTCAAGGCGCTCGGACTGCTGCGGCAGGACCGCTACCGGCACCTGTACCAGGGACTGCTCTGCACGGTGGACGTGGAGAACGACCCCCGCGCGGTGTTCGACGCGCTCACCGCGCTCGAACCGCCGCGCATCGACTTCCTGTTGCCGCACGCCACGTGGGAGACGCCCCCGGCCAGGCCCGACGGACGCCCCGACGCGTACGCCCGGTGGCTCCTGCGGGTCTTCGACCGGTGGGAGGCGCGGGGCAGGCCGGTCCCCGTCCGGATGTTCGACTCCCTGCTGAGCACCCTGCGGGGCGGGCCGAGCCTGACCGAATCGCTCGGCCTGGCGCCCACGGACCTGGTCGTCGTCGAGACCGACGGCACCCTTGAGCAGGCCGACTCGCTGAAGACCGCTCACGAGGGCGCGGCCGCCACCGGTTTCGACGTCTTCACCCACACCTTCGACGAGGTGGCGGCCCATCCCGGCATCCGGGCCCGCCAGTCGGGCCTCGCGGGCGTCAGCGCCGCCTGCCGCCGGTGCCCCGTGGTGCGCTCGTGCGGCGGAGGCCTCTACGCACACCGCTACCGAGCCCCGAACGGCTTCGACAACCCCTCCGTCTACTGCACCGACCTGCGGGAACTGGTCGACGGGGTCGAAGCGCGCACCGCCCGGGCCGCCGTCGCGCCCGAGAGCGCCGATCCCGCCGCGCTGTCGGCCTCCCAGCAGGAGCTGACCCGGGTGCTGCTGGCCCGGCTGCACGCGGATCTGGCGGATCTGGCGGGCTCAGGGGGCGAGGGCTGGCAGCGCTCCTGGGAGCTGATCACGGCCCTCGAGGCCGAGGCGCCCGACGCGCTCGATGCCGTACTGGACCATCCGTACACGCGCACCTGGCTGATCCGTGCCCTGCACGCCGTACGCCGGGGACGGCGGCCGGACGAACCGGTTGCCTTCCGGCTGTCCGCGCTGGCCGCGGCGGCCGCGGTGCGGGGGCGGCTGGAGGCGACCGTGAGCGTGGTCCATCGGGGCGGTGAGCTGTACCTGCCGACGCTGGGGCTGTTGCGCACGGGCCGTACCGAGGTGGGGATCAGGGCCGCCAGCGAGGGGTTCCGCGTACGGGAAGGCAGTACCGAGCGGCGCTTCGGGCGTTTCGAGGAAGACCCCGGGTGGCAGCCCGTACGGGTCTGGCCGGGAGCCGGGGCGGACGCGCCGCCGATGGCTCTGGACGACCTGGACCCCTACCGCGACTGCTTCTCCCGGACGCCCAGGACGAGGCTGGACGGAGCCGAGGCCGGGGACTGGCAGCGTCGCCTCGGCGCCGCCTGGGAGCTGCTGCACCGCACGGTGCCGGGCCTCGCGCGGGAGACGGCCGCCGGGCTGGGCACGCTCACACCGCTCACCGGTCCCGGTTCCGGTTCCGGTTCCGGGAAGGCGGGGCAGTGCGGGCCCGGGGCGCTGGGCGTGCCCTACGCGGCGGACGTACGCCGGACCGCGCTCGCGCTGCTCACCGGGCGGCGCCGGGCCGGGCTCCGCGAGCTGACCGAGGTGGCCGACCTGTACGCGCTGGACGGGGAGTGGCTGCACGAGTCCCCGTGGCGGGAGCGGCCGGTGCCGGTGTCGGAGCTGCTGGCCGATGCGTACGTGCGGGTGGCGGCGGAGGAGTACCGGCGGTCGGAAGGCCCCGTCGGTGGCGCCGGCCCCGGCGACGGCGATGTGATCAAGCGTGCGCTGGACCGGCTCTCCGGCGCGGCCGAGCTGACCGTGAGCGGCAAGGCGGTCGTCGCGCGACTGCGCCGGGAGTTCGAATCGGGAGCCTGAAACGGGAATGCGGAAGGTTGGCGAAGGGCCCGTCCGGGGCGCGAACCCCGGGCGGGCCTTTCGCGCGTGCGCCAGGCCTGCGTGTGGTTACGCGTGCGGCTACGTGTGCGGGACGAGGAGGGCCGCCGCCGAGCGGGCCCGCTCCAGGGCCCCGGCGCGGTCCGCGCCGCGCTGGCCCAGCACCACCCGGGTGCTCAGCCCGTCCAGCAGCGCGAGCAGTTCCGAGGCCCGGGCGGGGACGTCCATGGGGGCGAAGCGGCCCTGGTCCACGCCCTTGGCCAGCAGGGACTCCAGGTCCTGCTGCCAGCTCTCGTCGATCTCCTCCTGGGCCGCCTTCAGCGGTTCGTTGGAGGCCGTACGGGCCCACAGCTCGATCCACAGCGTCCAGCGCGGGTCGCGCGGGCCCTCGGGGAGGTAGAGCTCCAGGAACTGGTCGAGCTTGCGGGCGGCCGTCAGCCTCCGGCCGAGCAGGGCCCGGCGCTCGCCGGTGAGCAGCTCCTCGCTCCAGCGCAAGGCCTCCAGCAGGAGCCGGTCCTTGCTGCCGAAGTAGTACAGGATGTGGCCGCCGCTGGTGCCGAGCCGCTCGGCCAGCGCGGACATGGTGAGCGCCGCCAGCCCGTTCTCGGCGATCGCCGCCATGGCCTCTTCCAGCATCCGCTCCTGGGCGATCCGCCCGTCGCGCCGCCGTGCTGCTCCCGCCACCACTCCCGCCCTCCGGATCTTCCTGGCCAGACCCTATCCCGGACAGGGTCTTGACGGGATCCCGGTGCAGCCCGCATCTTGAATGCCATTCAAGAACTTAGAACGTCGTTCAAGATCGCTCAAGGTCAGGGGTACGTCATGGGACAGCAGGAGACAGCCGACGTCGACGAGGTGTTCCGGGTCGAGACCCACGGGATCGACCCCATCCCCGACGCCGAACGCCACGGCAGCGCCAAGGACCTCTTCTGGCTCTGGTTCGGCTCCAACCTCACCTTCACCTACGTGATCAACGGGGCCCTGGCCGTGGCCTTCGGGCTCTCCTTCTGGCAGGCCGCCGCCGTGGTCGTGATCAGCGGACTGTCCTTCTTCGCCGTCAGCGCCGCCGGGCTCAGCGGCATCCGCACCGGCACCGCCACCCTGGTCATCTCCCGCGCCGCGTTCGGAGTCCGCGGCAACTTCCCGGCCGGCGTCCTCAACTGGGTGGTGAGCATCGGCTACACCATCGTCAACACCGTGGTCGGGACGCTCGCGCTGGAGGTCTTCTTCGCCGAGGTCGGGCTGGGAGGCGGGCACCTGGTACGCGGGCTCGCACTCGGCGTCACCCTCGCGCTGACCTTCGCCGTCGCCATGTGGGGACACGCCACCGTGCAGTTCGCCGAGCGCTGGATGGCCTACGTCCTCGCCGCCGGCTTCGGCGTGCTGCTGGTGTTCGTCCTGCCCGGCGCCGACACCGCCGCCCCGGCCGCCGCCCCCGGACTGTCCGGCTGGAGCCTGGCCTTCGTCGTCATGCTCGCCGGGCCGTTCTCGTACCTGCCGATGCCCGCCGACTACACCCGCTACCTGCCCCGGACCACCTCCCTGAAGTCGATCACCTGGATGGGAGCCCTCGGCGGCTTCGTCTCCTCCGTGGCCCTCGGCGTCGCGGGCGTCGCCGCCGCCACCCAGACCGACATGACCGACGCCGTCGCCGGGGCCGAGAGCCTGCTGCCCGGCTGGTTCCAGCCGCTGTTCCTGGCCCTCGTACTCGGCGGATCGGTCACCAACTCGATCATCACGCTCTACTCCTCCAGCCTGAACCTGCAGGTCCTCGGCATCCCGTGGAGCCGTGCCCGGGCCATCGTGATCAGCGCCGCCGTCACCGCGCTCGGCTCGCTCGCCGCGCTCTTCCTCACCGACTTCACCACCTCCCTGCTCTCCTTCCTCTCCCTCCTGATCATCGTGTTCGCGCCCTGGGGCGGGGTCTTCCTCGCCGACATGCTGCTGCGCCGCTGCCGCTACGACGCCGACGCGCTGCACACCGGGCGCGAGGGCGTGTACTGGTACCGCGCCGGCTACCACCCGGCCGGGGCGGCCGCCCTGCTCGCCGGCATCGTCTTCGCCGCCCTGACCTGCGACTCCGAGCTGTGGACGGGCCCGCTGGTGGCCCCTCTCGGCGGCGCCGACCTCACCCTCCTCGGCTCGGTCGTCTCCGCGCTCACGTACTGGGCCCTCGTACGCCGCGTCTCGTCGTACGTCCCGGCCGCCTGAACACAACGCCCTACGCAATGGAGCACCCTCACATGGCACGCCGCCCCTTCCCCGCCGACCTGCTGCTCACCGGAGCCCGGATCCACACCGTGGACCCGGAGCTGCCCGAGGCCGAAGCCCTCGCCGTCCATGACGGGGTGATCGTCTGGGTCGGCCGGGACGCCGAGGCCGCCGCCTGGGCCGGACCGGACACCGAGCGGATCGACGCGAGCGGGAAGCTGGTGCTGCCCGGCTTCATCGACGCGCACAACCACGTCCGGCTCGGTTCCGACGAAGCCTGCGTGCAACTCGCCGGGGTGCGCAGCCTGGACGGCATCCACGCACGGATCCTGGCCTGGCGGGAGGCCCACCCGGACGCCGAGTGGATCGAGGCCGAAGCCTTCGACTACTCCGCCATCCCCGGCGGACGGATGCCGGACGCCGCCGACCTGGACCCGGTCACCGGGGACATCCCGGCCATCGTGCTCTCGTACGACGTCCACACGGCCTGGCTGAACACGGCGGCCATGCGGCGTCTGGGCGTCACCCGGGACCGTACTGACCTGCCCTTCGGCACGGCGGCGGTGGACCCGGAGACCGGCGAACCCACCGGATTCGTCAAGGACTTCGCCGTCAAGGGGCTCTCGCGGGACGGGCACCGGGCGCTGCGTGAACTGGGCGTGCCGTGGGCCGCGCCGGACCGGCAGTACGGGCGGCTCGCGAAGAGCCTGGACGACGCGATCGGCTTCGGCATCACCACGGTGGTGGAGCCGCAGAACTCGCTCGACGACCTGGAGCTCTACGAACGCGCCCGGGCGGAGGGGCGGCTGCGCTCGCGGATCGTCGCGGCGCTGTTCCACCCGCGCGGCACGGGTGAGTCCGACCTGGCCGACTTCGAGGAGGCGGCCCGCCGGTTCTCCGGGGACCGGCTGCGGGTGGGCCCGCTCAAGCTGTACATCGACGACGTGGTGGAACCGCGGACGGCCGCGCTCCTGGAGCCGTACGCGGGCTGCGGCCACCACCGGGGCGAGACCTTCTACCCGGCCGAGGAGTTCGCGGAGCTCCTCGCCGGGCTGGACGCGCGGGGCTTCCAGTGCTTCGTGCACGCCACGGGTGACCGGGGCATCCGGACCGTCCTGGACGCGGTGGAACACGCGCGGTCGGTGAACGGCCCGCGCGATGCCCGCCACCAGGTGGTGCACGTGGAGTGCCTGGATCCGGCGGACGTGGAGCGCTTCGCGGAACTGGGCGTGGTGGCCTGCATGCAGCCGAGGCACTGCGCACCGGAGATCGCGGGCCCCGGGCAGGACTGGGCCGAGAACGTGGGCGAGGACCGCTGGCACAAGGCGTGGCCGATGCGGAGCCTGCACGAGGCGGGGGCGGTCCTGGCCTTCTCCAGCGACTGGAACGTGGCGGAGATGGACCCGATGATCGGCATCTACACGGCGGTGACCCGCCGCCCCCTGGCCGGCGGCGAGCCGTGGCAGCCGGCCGAGACGGTGGACGTGGAGACGGCGGTGTACGGCTACACGATGGGCTCCGCCTACGCCAACTTCCTCGAGGCCGAGCGGGGTTCCCTCACGGTGGGCAAGGCGGCGGACCTCGTCGTCCTGTCCCGGGACATCCTCTCCGCCCCGGCCTCCGAGATCCCGGGCACGGTCGCCGAAACGGTGGTGGTGGCGGGCGAGGTGGTCCACCGGACCGCCTGACGCCGCGGGCCGTGGTGATCACGTTTCCGGGTGTTCCTCGGGGGCGAGGAAGCGGCCGGTTGCGCAAGCCGGGAAGGCCCGGGGTGTTCACCGGGTTTCCGTCCCCTCGCCCGCGAACCGGGGGACGGACGGCGAGTCGTCGGGGAGCCCGCTGCCCACGGCGGCGCCCGGCCGGCCCCCGCGGAAGTGCGCGCAGGCGATCGTGATCGCCGAGCCGGCCGCCGCCCAGGCGGCCAGCACCAGCATCGGCCCGGTCATGTCGTTGCCCTTGAAGTACGTGATGGAGCGGGCGGCGTAGGTGCCGGCGCCCGGTGGCAGGGCCGGGCCGATGGCCTTCCAGAACGGCGGCAGCAGCGGGTACGGGTAGGCGCCGCCCGCGCTCGGGTTGCCGAGCACCACGATCAGCAGGATCGCGAGACCGATGCCGACCACGCCCGCCAGCCCCTGGAAGGCCAGGGTGATGGCGCCGACGGCGAAGACGACCAGGGTGCCCAGTCCCCACAAGCCCATGATCGGGCCGGGCAGCGCGCCCAGGACCGGGCCCGCGATGACCGCGCCGAGCAGGCCCGCGGCGATCGCGTACAGGAGCAGCGCGCCGAGCCGGATGACCGCGCGGTGGACGTTGGCGGGCCGGGCACCGGCGCTGATGGCGAGGATCGCGGCGCACAGGTAACCGCCCACGCACCAGCCGACGACCAGGTAGAAGGAGCTCAGGCCGCGGCTGTCGCCCTTGTCGGCCGGGGCCACGTCGGTGACCTGGACGGTCCGCCCCTGGGCCCTCTCCACCGCGCGGACGATCTCTTCGACGGCCTGCGAGAGGGAGGCCCCGCCGCCGGAGGCGACCAGCAGCCTGTCGGTCCGGCCGGCCGGGTCGATGATCAGCGCGCCGTCCACGTCCCGGTTCTCGATCAGGCGGATCGCGGCGGCCTCGTCCTCGGCCGTACGGGGGTCGAGCGGCTTGCCGGGCAGGGCGGCGAGCTGCTGTACGGACCGCTCGGCGACCGGTGCGACGGGGGCGGCCACGGCGATCGGGATCTCGCTGGGCTTCGGGTGGTGGAAGGCACCGATGTACGAGGTGATGAACGCGAGCTGGAGGACCAGCACCCCCAGGACCAGCAGGGCTGCCCGGATGGTCACGGCGTCCTTGATCTCGGCGAGGAAGCCGCCGGACGGACCTGCGTCGGTGCTCTCGGTGGGCTGGGTCATGCCCCCCACGCTCGGCGTGCGGGGGACGGCGCGCAGCAGGGGTGGGCCGAATGGATGATCTTCCCTGGGGGCACCTCCCAGCGGTAGCCGGGGGAGATCGAACAAGTGTTTCGCACGGATATTCGAATTGCTCTATGGTGGATGACGGGGGGAGGTTCATCGAGCGAAAGCAGGAGGCCGCGGGTGCCTGGTTTTACGCATCTGCACACCGTTTCGGGGTTCTCCATGCGCTACGGAGGCTCGCACCCGGAACGGCTGGCGGAACGTGCGGCGGAGCGGGGCATGGACGCCCTCGCCCTGACCGACCGCGACACCCTGGCGGGCGCGGTGCGGTTCGCGAAGGCATCCGCGAAAGCCGGGATCCGGCCCCTGTTCGGGGTGGACCTCGCCGTGGCGACCGCTCAGTCGCCTGCCGTGCCGCCGACCGTGCCACCGGCCGGTTCGCCTGCCGTTTCACCTGCCGGTTCGCACGGGGAGGGACCGGCCGGGGCTGGCGAGGCCTCGTACCGGCGGCGCAACCCCGTCAAGGGGGGTGCCTTCATCGACGAATCCGCTCCGCGCGCGGTCTTCCTGGCCCGCGACGGGGCCGCCGGATGGGCCGAGCTGTGCCGGATGGTCACTGCCGCCCACGCAGATACCGGAACCGGAACCGGAACCGGA is a genomic window containing:
- a CDS encoding alpha/beta fold hydrolase — translated: MRVEVKAEDGRLIVAEVWGAPDGVPVLLHHGMPGCRLGSALRDITEIRPDVRFFAYDRPGYGDSERAPGRTVADAAHDSAAVADALGVDTFAVVGRSGGGPHALACAALLPKRVTGTAALASLAPSDGTGLDWFGGMTPHNVEHFRLAVADPAALERRLTPRAAAISRDPGRLLEELRKELADDDLRVVADGRVRQSILENYRESLRVSAYGWLDDSLAFCRPWGFDPASIPGRVLLWRGGQDAFSPLGHFRWLSRHVPNRTAVLKPGAGHFAAQCALPEALDWLL
- the fxsBH gene encoding radical SAM/SPASM protein FxsBH, inactivated beta-hydroxylase extension form — protein: MEPAGAGALPLIPFREFVVKVHSRCDLACDHCYIYEHADQSWRRRPAVVSDAVAERIAQRLAEHAATHGLPSVTVILLGGEPLLAGPVRLRTLCEALTRALDGVSALDLRIHTNGLRLNTAFLDLFREYGVKVGVSLDGDRAANDRHRRFANGRTSHPGVLKALGLLRQDRYRHLYQGLLCTVDVENDPRAVFDALTALEPPRIDFLLPHATWETPPARPDGRPDAYARWLLRVFDRWEARGRPVPVRMFDSLLSTLRGGPSLTESLGLAPTDLVVVETDGTLEQADSLKTAHEGAAATGFDVFTHTFDEVAAHPGIRARQSGLAGVSAACRRCPVVRSCGGGLYAHRYRAPNGFDNPSVYCTDLRELVDGVEARTARAAVAPESADPAALSASQQELTRVLLARLHADLADLAGSGGEGWQRSWELITALEAEAPDALDAVLDHPYTRTWLIRALHAVRRGRRPDEPVAFRLSALAAAAAVRGRLEATVSVVHRGGELYLPTLGLLRTGRTEVGIRAASEGFRVREGSTERRFGRFEEDPGWQPVRVWPGAGADAPPMALDDLDPYRDCFSRTPRTRLDGAEAGDWQRRLGAAWELLHRTVPGLARETAAGLGTLTPLTGPGSGSGSGKAGQCGPGALGVPYAADVRRTALALLTGRRRAGLRELTEVADLYALDGEWLHESPWRERPVPVSELLADAYVRVAAEEYRRSEGPVGGAGPGDGDVIKRALDRLSGAAELTVSGKAVVARLRREFESGA
- a CDS encoding TetR/AcrR family transcriptional regulator — protein: MAGAARRRDGRIAQERMLEEAMAAIAENGLAALTMSALAERLGTSGGHILYYFGSKDRLLLEALRWSEELLTGERRALLGRRLTAARKLDQFLELYLPEGPRDPRWTLWIELWARTASNEPLKAAQEEIDESWQQDLESLLAKGVDQGRFAPMDVPARASELLALLDGLSTRVVLGQRGADRAGALERARSAAALLVPHT
- a CDS encoding purine-cytosine permease family protein → MGQQETADVDEVFRVETHGIDPIPDAERHGSAKDLFWLWFGSNLTFTYVINGALAVAFGLSFWQAAAVVVISGLSFFAVSAAGLSGIRTGTATLVISRAAFGVRGNFPAGVLNWVVSIGYTIVNTVVGTLALEVFFAEVGLGGGHLVRGLALGVTLALTFAVAMWGHATVQFAERWMAYVLAAGFGVLLVFVLPGADTAAPAAAPGLSGWSLAFVVMLAGPFSYLPMPADYTRYLPRTTSLKSITWMGALGGFVSSVALGVAGVAAATQTDMTDAVAGAESLLPGWFQPLFLALVLGGSVTNSIITLYSSSLNLQVLGIPWSRARAIVISAAVTALGSLAALFLTDFTTSLLSFLSLLIIVFAPWGGVFLADMLLRRCRYDADALHTGREGVYWYRAGYHPAGAAALLAGIVFAALTCDSELWTGPLVAPLGGADLTLLGSVVSALTYWALVRRVSSYVPAA
- a CDS encoding amidohydrolase encodes the protein MARRPFPADLLLTGARIHTVDPELPEAEALAVHDGVIVWVGRDAEAAAWAGPDTERIDASGKLVLPGFIDAHNHVRLGSDEACVQLAGVRSLDGIHARILAWREAHPDAEWIEAEAFDYSAIPGGRMPDAADLDPVTGDIPAIVLSYDVHTAWLNTAAMRRLGVTRDRTDLPFGTAAVDPETGEPTGFVKDFAVKGLSRDGHRALRELGVPWAAPDRQYGRLAKSLDDAIGFGITTVVEPQNSLDDLELYERARAEGRLRSRIVAALFHPRGTGESDLADFEEAARRFSGDRLRVGPLKLYIDDVVEPRTAALLEPYAGCGHHRGETFYPAEEFAELLAGLDARGFQCFVHATGDRGIRTVLDAVEHARSVNGPRDARHQVVHVECLDPADVERFAELGVVACMQPRHCAPEIAGPGQDWAENVGEDRWHKAWPMRSLHEAGAVLAFSSDWNVAEMDPMIGIYTAVTRRPLAGGEPWQPAETVDVETAVYGYTMGSAYANFLEAERGSLTVGKAADLVVLSRDILSAPASEIPGTVAETVVVAGEVVHRTA
- a CDS encoding DUF3533 domain-containing protein → MTQPTESTDAGPSGGFLAEIKDAVTIRAALLVLGVLVLQLAFITSYIGAFHHPKPSEIPIAVAAPVAPVAERSVQQLAALPGKPLDPRTAEDEAAAIRLIENRDVDGALIIDPAGRTDRLLVASGGGASLSQAVEEIVRAVERAQGRTVQVTDVAPADKGDSRGLSSFYLVVGWCVGGYLCAAILAISAGARPANVHRAVIRLGALLLYAIAAGLLGAVIAGPVLGALPGPIMGLWGLGTLVVFAVGAITLAFQGLAGVVGIGLAILLIVVLGNPSAGGAYPYPLLPPFWKAIGPALPPGAGTYAARSITYFKGNDMTGPMLVLAAWAAAGSAITIACAHFRGGRPGAAVGSGLPDDSPSVPRFAGEGTETR